In a single window of the Luteolibacter yonseiensis genome:
- a CDS encoding response regulator transcription factor, producing the protein MPATNSVRDSAFDLWKHLTGYPASQTDAALTDLQEWISKAIDADNVIWIGAVRVLHGKEGKKDAFLGWRLRDRVALKPDPEPYRKQLAQYYDTEHYGKLTPTYYERSHEEKKEDHVGMDSRASMSGCGHFRVFRIRDKRFLDFAEFKKTPHYKRYYEDGGITDRILVGFPVGPDHESLFLIDRFHAKPPARLFTLREATLAGDAVRGVPELHRRLFLGNGLMMGDKLLSPMERQILRGLLNGLAEKEIAMSTGQQVTTLHKYVTALYTRFGVKSRPGLMALWLGVK; encoded by the coding sequence ATGCCAGCCACGAACTCCGTCCGCGATTCCGCCTTCGATCTCTGGAAGCATCTCACAGGATATCCCGCGAGCCAGACCGATGCCGCCCTGACGGATCTCCAGGAATGGATTTCGAAAGCCATCGACGCCGACAACGTGATCTGGATCGGCGCCGTGCGCGTGCTGCATGGCAAGGAAGGAAAAAAGGACGCGTTCCTGGGCTGGCGCCTGCGTGACCGCGTCGCCCTGAAACCCGATCCGGAGCCATACAGGAAGCAGCTCGCCCAATACTACGATACGGAACATTATGGCAAGCTGACCCCGACCTACTACGAACGTTCGCACGAGGAGAAGAAGGAGGATCATGTCGGCATGGACAGCCGGGCATCCATGTCCGGCTGCGGCCATTTCCGGGTGTTCCGGATCCGGGACAAGAGATTCCTCGACTTCGCGGAGTTCAAGAAAACCCCGCATTACAAACGCTATTATGAGGACGGCGGCATCACCGACCGGATATTGGTCGGTTTTCCCGTAGGCCCGGATCACGAGTCCCTTTTCTTGATCGACCGCTTCCACGCGAAGCCCCCCGCCCGGCTGTTCACTCTCCGCGAGGCCACCCTGGCCGGTGATGCGGTGCGCGGCGTGCCCGAGCTGCACCGCCGTCTGTTTCTGGGAAACGGGCTCATGATGGGCGACAAGCTGCTGAGCCCGATGGAGCGGCAGATCCTGCGGGGACTGCTGAACGGTCTGGCTGAAAAGGAAATCGCGATGTCCACCGGCCAGCAGGTGACCACCCTTCACAAATATGTGACAGCTCTTTACACACGCTTCGGCGTGAAGAGCCGTCCCGGCCTGATGGCCCTGTGGCTGGGTGTGAAATAG
- a CDS encoding DUF2383 domain-containing protein, which produces MNNTQSCIEACNKLLRGEISAVETYTQALGKFDNSNSRSILQQIKEDHQRSADTLRSHLSEMGATPDSESGAWGKFAQAVEGVATLLGKSPAVAVLIQGEEHGIDEYEEALNDPGVMTEMKIVFRDIHIPRLQKHVALLEALPT; this is translated from the coding sequence ATGAACAATACCCAATCCTGCATCGAAGCATGCAACAAACTCCTTCGCGGGGAAATCTCCGCCGTTGAAACCTATACCCAGGCTCTGGGTAAATTCGACAACTCGAACTCCCGCTCGATATTACAGCAAATAAAGGAAGACCATCAGAGAAGCGCGGACACGCTCCGCAGCCATCTGTCCGAAATGGGGGCGACGCCCGATTCGGAATCAGGCGCATGGGGCAAGTTCGCCCAGGCCGTCGAGGGCGTGGCCACGCTTCTAGGCAAGTCACCTGCCGTAGCGGTCCTCATTCAAGGTGAGGAGCACGGAATCGATGAATATGAAGAGGCTCTCAATGATCCGGGGGTGATGACAGAGATGAAGATCGTCTTCCGTGACATTCATATTCCACGGCTGCAAAAGCATGTCGCTCTGCTGGAGGCGCTGCCCACCTGA
- a CDS encoding isochorismatase family protein, protein MKPKHSGFYSTSVDVLLGYLGVDTLVLSGVAGDICVLYTANGAYMRDYRLIIPHDCIASESDAANRAALQHMRTLLKARVVASNRVR, encoded by the coding sequence TTGAAACCCAAGCATTCCGGATTCTACTCCACATCGGTCGATGTATTGCTCGGATACCTGGGTGTGGACACTCTCGTATTGTCCGGAGTCGCGGGAGACATATGCGTTCTCTATACCGCCAATGGCGCCTACATGCGCGACTATCGGCTCATCATCCCCCATGATTGCATCGCTTCTGAAAGCGATGCGGCGAACCGTGCCGCGCTGCAACACATGCGGACCCTGCTGAAGGCACGTGTGGTGGCCTCCAACCGGGTCCGCTGA
- a CDS encoding 2Fe-2S iron-sulfur cluster-binding protein translates to MDVSQLPHDVPDDGGLSEDEKAILGELQSSGLPRREFLKLVSYTGAGVMGIQLLAERKAYAEAASIASETAGIAEASTSSIPVRLHVNKAIHDLKLDPRTTLLDALRETLALTGTKKGCDHGQCGACTVMVDGRRVLSCLTLAAQAEGKLVTTVEGLANGEELHPMQDAFIRHDGFQCGYCTPGQLCSAVALLDEAKRGEASFVTKDLQQPPHELTDDEIRERMSGNICRCAAYPQILAAIREVQSGRKISQTWGFATEEQLAGIGREGSHETV, encoded by the coding sequence ATGGATGTTTCCCAGTTACCCCATGACGTTCCTGATGACGGCGGCTTGTCCGAGGACGAGAAGGCGATCTTGGGAGAGCTCCAAAGCTCAGGACTTCCACGCAGGGAATTCCTCAAACTGGTTTCCTATACCGGAGCCGGAGTGATGGGAATCCAACTTCTGGCGGAACGGAAAGCCTATGCCGAAGCGGCGTCGATCGCATCCGAAACGGCGGGCATTGCCGAGGCTTCCACCTCCTCCATCCCGGTCCGCCTGCATGTCAACAAGGCGATCCATGATCTGAAGCTTGACCCTCGGACCACACTTCTGGACGCCCTCCGCGAAACACTTGCCCTGACGGGTACCAAGAAGGGATGTGATCATGGACAGTGCGGAGCCTGTACCGTGATGGTGGACGGCAGGCGGGTCCTGTCCTGCCTCACTCTGGCGGCCCAGGCCGAAGGGAAACTGGTCACTACGGTAGAGGGCCTTGCCAATGGTGAGGAACTCCACCCCATGCAGGATGCGTTCATCCGTCATGACGGATTCCAGTGTGGATATTGCACTCCCGGCCAACTCTGTTCGGCGGTCGCCCTGTTGGATGAGGCGAAACGCGGGGAGGCGAGCTTTGTCACAAAGGATCTCCAACAGCCACCACATGAGCTGACGGATGATGAAATCCGGGAACGGATGAGCGGGAACATCTGCCGCTGTGCCGCTTATCCGCAGATCCTGGCAGCGATCCGCGAGGTCCAGTCCGGAAGGAAAATCTCGCAAACCTGGGGATTCGCCACGGAGGAACAACTGGCCGGAATCGGAAGGGAGGGTTCACATGAAACTGTTTGA
- a CDS encoding FAD binding domain-containing protein → MKLFEYHRAVSAEDAVRLVNDRPEVRFLAGGTNLLDLMKDGIRDASDLVDLTRAGMTEIGKSKDGLSIGALVTNADTANHPLVRSGYPLLSRAILAGATMQIRNMATNGGNILQRTRCPYYYDMAMPCNKRKPGSGCGALEGLNRTHAIFGAGDSCVAVHPSDMAVALAALDATVTVLASDGQARSIPFAEFHRLPGENPEQDNNLRKGELIVSIELPPPVFTKHVYYLKVRDRTSYAFALVSVAVAMELDGDVIKAARVAMGGVAHKPWLATRAQDVLRGNPVTPELFEKAAAAEMEGARPLAHNAYKVELGRRAIVRALREAAAVA, encoded by the coding sequence ATGAAACTGTTTGAATACCATCGCGCCGTTTCTGCCGAGGACGCGGTCAGGCTTGTGAACGACCGCCCGGAAGTCCGCTTTCTCGCCGGAGGGACCAACCTGCTGGACCTGATGAAGGATGGAATCCGGGACGCCAGCGATCTGGTCGATCTGACCCGCGCCGGGATGACGGAGATTGGAAAAAGCAAAGACGGTCTTTCCATCGGCGCACTGGTGACCAATGCGGATACCGCGAATCATCCGTTGGTCCGCAGCGGATATCCATTGTTGTCCCGCGCGATCCTCGCAGGAGCGACCATGCAGATCCGGAACATGGCCACCAACGGAGGAAACATCCTGCAGCGGACCCGGTGCCCTTATTATTACGACATGGCGATGCCATGCAACAAGAGGAAGCCCGGCAGTGGCTGTGGCGCTCTCGAAGGATTGAACAGGACCCACGCGATCTTCGGGGCCGGCGATTCATGTGTCGCGGTGCATCCGTCCGACATGGCCGTCGCTCTCGCCGCTTTGGATGCGACGGTCACGGTGCTCGCTTCCGATGGCCAGGCCCGCTCGATACCTTTTGCCGAGTTCCACCGCCTGCCGGGTGAAAATCCGGAGCAGGACAACAACCTGAGGAAAGGCGAATTGATCGTCTCGATCGAGCTGCCTCCGCCTGTTTTCACCAAACACGTGTATTATCTGAAAGTGCGTGACCGCACGAGTTATGCCTTCGCGCTGGTGTCCGTTGCCGTGGCGATGGAGTTGGACGGAGACGTGATCAAGGCCGCGCGTGTCGCGATGGGGGGAGTCGCCCACAAGCCATGGCTCGCCACGAGGGCTCAGGATGTCCTGCGGGGCAATCCCGTGACACCGGAATTGTTTGAAAAAGCCGCCGCTGCGGAAATGGAGGGCGCGCGGCCGCTTGCCCACAACGCCTACAAGGTGGAGCTCGGGCGGCGTGCCATCGTCCGCGCCTTGCGGGAAGCCGCCGCCGTCGCATGA
- a CDS encoding xanthine dehydrogenase family protein molybdopterin-binding subunit has translation MKRVEGVAKVTGRARYAAEFELPNLAYGYLCESSVGRGRIASLDVSAAESAPGVLKVISHLNLRDLLPQPENQEKKEGVGFSAFRSPEIFFNGQPIALVVAETFEQARAASLLIRAKYEEDRPETDITKKLETARPTNPDKAPPERGNFGKAFKDAPVKVEAEYHIPVEHHNPIEPHGATAFWKDGKLRVFDKTQNVHQLRDYLAGLFKIPAEDVEITALFVGGAFGSCLAVHYYTPLVVLAAREAGRPVRLSYTRRQMFNGHGYRPDTWQRISLAAGAEGRLTALSHRVVVNTSRYSDYSEDFAVVARLVYACPNVKTLFQNVVTDLQTPAPMRAPGAVSQMFALECAMDELSYALRIDPLELRLINYAEKDPETGKPYSSKALRECYRLGAEKFGWKDRKPEPRSMTRDGMLVGWGVATGVWPALQMKASAAITLHADGTANVRSATTDIGPGTYTVMTIIAAEHLGIEASKVKFELGESKFPKSPAQGGSWTTASVGSAIHGAAEKIKSRLLDLAKKQEGSPLADAGVSQVAMLDGRLHLSSDVSKGVAISELMEANDLKEISETHEATPSPERDKYTCYAHGAQFVEVLVDPDLGTVKVSRVIEVTACGKIMSPTTSHSQEIGGVVWGIGMALQEATEIDHRYGRIMNASLADYHVPVNADVHQIETIFVEEDDRIVNPLGVKGMGELGLVGIPAAIANAVYHATGIRVRDLPITPDKLIYQRS, from the coding sequence ATGAAACGCGTCGAAGGGGTGGCCAAGGTCACCGGCCGCGCCCGCTACGCTGCCGAGTTCGAGCTGCCGAACCTCGCTTATGGCTATCTATGCGAGTCTTCGGTCGGCCGGGGGCGTATCGCGAGTCTTGATGTATCCGCTGCCGAATCCGCTCCGGGGGTTTTGAAGGTCATCTCCCATCTCAACCTGCGAGATCTCCTGCCCCAGCCGGAAAACCAGGAGAAAAAGGAAGGAGTGGGTTTTTCCGCCTTCCGCAGTCCGGAGATCTTTTTCAACGGACAGCCCATCGCCCTCGTCGTGGCGGAAACGTTCGAACAGGCGCGCGCCGCATCCTTGCTGATCCGGGCAAAATATGAGGAGGACAGGCCCGAAACCGACATCACGAAGAAGCTGGAGACCGCCAGGCCCACGAATCCCGACAAGGCACCGCCGGAACGTGGCAACTTCGGCAAGGCTTTCAAGGATGCTCCCGTCAAGGTGGAGGCGGAGTATCACATCCCCGTCGAACATCACAACCCGATCGAGCCACATGGAGCAACCGCTTTCTGGAAGGATGGCAAGCTGAGGGTTTTCGACAAGACCCAGAACGTCCACCAGCTCCGGGACTACCTTGCTGGGCTATTCAAGATTCCCGCCGAAGATGTGGAGATCACCGCGCTTTTTGTAGGAGGGGCGTTTGGTTCCTGTCTTGCCGTGCATTACTACACCCCTCTGGTGGTGCTGGCCGCACGTGAGGCGGGCAGGCCCGTGCGGCTTTCCTACACCCGTCGGCAGATGTTCAACGGCCACGGCTATCGTCCTGATACGTGGCAGAGGATTTCGCTTGCGGCAGGGGCGGAGGGACGGCTCACAGCGCTCTCGCACCGGGTGGTCGTGAATACCTCCCGCTACAGCGATTACTCGGAGGACTTCGCAGTCGTCGCGCGGCTGGTGTATGCATGTCCCAATGTGAAGACGCTCTTTCAGAACGTGGTCACCGATTTGCAAACCCCGGCTCCCATGCGTGCGCCGGGGGCGGTCTCCCAAATGTTCGCTCTCGAATGCGCGATGGACGAACTCTCCTACGCCTTGAGAATCGATCCGCTTGAACTGCGGCTGATCAACTACGCGGAAAAGGATCCCGAAACCGGCAAGCCCTACTCAAGCAAGGCGCTTCGCGAGTGCTACCGGCTCGGCGCTGAAAAGTTCGGGTGGAAAGACCGGAAGCCGGAACCTCGCTCGATGACCCGCGACGGCATGCTCGTCGGCTGGGGAGTCGCGACCGGAGTCTGGCCCGCGCTGCAGATGAAGGCCAGCGCGGCCATCACCCTCCATGCCGACGGCACAGCCAATGTCCGCAGCGCCACCACGGACATCGGCCCGGGAACCTATACGGTAATGACCATCATTGCCGCCGAACACCTGGGCATCGAGGCAAGCAAGGTGAAGTTCGAACTGGGAGAATCGAAATTTCCCAAATCCCCGGCACAGGGAGGCTCGTGGACCACGGCAAGCGTCGGCTCCGCCATCCATGGCGCGGCGGAAAAAATCAAATCACGCCTGCTGGATCTGGCGAAAAAACAAGAGGGCTCCCCGCTTGCTGATGCCGGAGTCTCCCAGGTTGCGATGTTGGATGGCCGGCTCCACCTGTCTTCGGATGTTTCCAAGGGGGTGGCCATATCGGAATTGATGGAGGCCAACGATCTCAAGGAGATCAGTGAAACCCATGAAGCCACGCCTTCGCCCGAACGGGATAAATACACCTGCTATGCCCACGGCGCGCAGTTTGTCGAAGTATTGGTCGATCCGGATCTCGGCACGGTGAAGGTCAGCCGGGTGATCGAGGTCACCGCTTGCGGGAAAATCATGAGTCCGACGACCTCCCACAGCCAGGAGATCGGCGGGGTGGTATGGGGGATCGGCATGGCCCTCCAGGAGGCGACCGAAATCGACCATCGTTACGGCCGCATCATGAACGCGTCGCTGGCCGACTATCATGTGCCGGTGAATGCCGACGTCCATCAGATCGAAACCATCTTCGTGGAAGAGGATGACAGGATCGTGAATCCGCTCGGTGTGAAGGGCATGGGAGAGCTGGGACTCGTGGGAATCCCGGCCGCCATCGCGAATGCGGTTTACCATGCCACGGGCATCCGGGTCCGGGACCTTCCCATCACACCTGACAAACTCATCTACCAACGGTCATGA
- a CDS encoding XdhC family protein codes for MKSLLEILGIACANRGKPCALATLVGSSGSTYRKPGARMLVLPEGTVRGVLSGGCLEEEVGRLALGVISSGRSRLVTFDTRRLYGCDGSVDIFIERIPADEGQGNFLTRMDEKFRAREICRTRTWFGEGEGHSEILPDAALVVERDDTFVQTIPLPVRLLLFGQGPEVAPLRWFATGLGWQIHPYAQPGHFPEDIRGDGQTVALIMNHHFGRDLASLERVLPLALPYVGLLGPRRRQAELLGHLCDLPNFITDSLAAIHAPAGLDIGSESPEEIALSILSEVSAVLSQRNGGFLRERTSPIHQSTLRGKEA; via the coding sequence ATGAAGTCGCTTCTGGAAATACTGGGAATCGCCTGTGCGAATCGCGGCAAACCCTGCGCCCTCGCCACCCTTGTGGGGTCGAGCGGCTCGACCTACCGCAAGCCCGGCGCGCGCATGCTGGTTCTTCCGGAGGGGACCGTCCGGGGTGTGTTGAGCGGCGGTTGCCTGGAGGAGGAAGTGGGAAGACTCGCCCTTGGTGTGATTTCAAGCGGCCGGTCCCGTCTCGTCACATTTGACACACGCAGGCTCTACGGTTGCGATGGATCGGTGGATATCTTCATCGAGAGGATTCCTGCCGACGAAGGGCAGGGAAACTTCCTCACCCGCATGGACGAAAAATTCCGCGCCCGCGAGATCTGCCGCACCCGGACATGGTTCGGAGAAGGGGAAGGGCATTCGGAGATTCTTCCGGACGCCGCACTGGTGGTGGAGCGCGATGATACGTTCGTGCAAACCATCCCGCTCCCGGTGAGGCTGCTGCTGTTCGGCCAGGGGCCGGAGGTTGCTCCGCTGCGTTGGTTCGCCACCGGCCTCGGCTGGCAGATCCACCCTTACGCGCAGCCGGGGCATTTTCCCGAGGACATCCGGGGAGACGGGCAGACCGTCGCCCTGATCATGAACCACCACTTCGGTCGGGATCTTGCCTCGCTGGAACGTGTCCTGCCGCTGGCCTTGCCCTATGTGGGACTTTTGGGACCGCGGCGGCGGCAGGCGGAGCTGCTGGGGCATCTTTGCGACCTACCGAATTTCATTACGGATTCGCTTGCGGCAATCCACGCGCCGGCGGGTCTTGATATCGGAAGCGAGTCTCCCGAGGAGATCGCGTTGTCCATCCTGTCGGAGGTTTCCGCCGTCCTCTCCCAGCGGAACGGCGGTTTCCTGCGCGAGAGGACCTCACCCATTCATCAATCCACCTTGAGAGGAAAAGAAGCATGA
- a CDS encoding nucleotidyltransferase family protein, with protein sequence MTGIVIIAAGESRRLGQPKQLVLWKSIPLIRHVARVALEASLGPVTVVLGAVDEECRSALQGLPVRVVRNPDWASGMGGSIAMGVTSLMESKLSDIIVMLCDQPLISADHLRNLEEESRRTGYGIVATRSAGVNGPPVLFPSSFFVQLRTLRGNQGARSLLHAAPLLSWVPCPAAACDLDTPGDLLELRQREAV encoded by the coding sequence ATGACCGGAATCGTTATCATCGCCGCAGGAGAGTCCCGGAGGTTGGGCCAGCCGAAACAACTTGTGTTGTGGAAAAGCATACCCTTGATCCGCCACGTCGCACGCGTCGCTCTCGAAGCATCCCTCGGTCCTGTGACCGTTGTATTGGGAGCGGTCGACGAAGAGTGCAGATCCGCTCTTCAGGGGCTTCCGGTCCGTGTTGTCCGGAACCCTGACTGGGCGTCGGGGATGGGCGGCTCCATTGCCATGGGCGTGACTTCCCTGATGGAAAGCAAACTGTCCGATATCATCGTGATGCTCTGTGACCAGCCGTTGATCAGCGCGGACCACCTGAGGAATCTGGAAGAGGAATCGCGGCGCACCGGTTACGGCATCGTCGCCACACGATCCGCCGGAGTGAATGGCCCGCCGGTATTGTTTCCTTCGTCATTTTTCGTCCAGCTCCGGACACTGCGGGGGAATCAGGGAGCTCGCTCGCTGCTTCATGCCGCACCTCTCTTGTCATGGGTGCCGTGTCCGGCCGCCGCATGCGATCTGGATACTCCGGGAGATCTGTTGGAACTGAGACAGCGCGAGGCCGTTTGA